Proteins from a single region of Natronincola ferrireducens:
- a CDS encoding sugar ABC transporter ATP-binding protein, whose translation MDQPILEMHDILKVFPGVKALEGVHLKIYSGQVMALIGENGAGKSTLMKILSGVYKKDGGEIYYKGERIDIKDPKHAQQLAIAIIHQELNLIPHLSVAENIFLGREYIHSITKKIDWKKMHEESRKLLDALNIDVKSTTLVEELSIGKQQMIEIAKALSLNAEIIIMDEPTDALTTKETESLFNAINKLKLEGKAIIYISHRMEEIFEICDYYTVLRDGKYVSSDLIENTDEEGIIQMMVGRKLEDKFPRIINQAGTEILKVININNEFVKDISFSLKKGEVLGIAGLMGAGRTELAKTIFGAIKMSSGEMYIDNHPLKIKHPKDAIDAGIAYTSENRKEEGLILELSVKDNMTLSSLKELLGVIGRIDGKKEKGYVKEYVEKMQIKTPGIHQIIKNLSGGNQQKVVLSKWMMTNPKVLILDEPTRGVDVGAKTEIYRLINELKKKDVGIIVISSELPELLGITDRIVVMYQGRITGEFDRDEATQERIMKCAVGN comes from the coding sequence TGGATCAACCTATATTAGAAATGCATGATATCCTCAAGGTATTTCCAGGAGTAAAGGCACTCGAGGGTGTTCATCTAAAAATATATTCTGGTCAAGTAATGGCTTTAATTGGAGAAAATGGTGCAGGTAAATCTACCCTTATGAAAATTCTCAGTGGGGTTTATAAAAAAGATGGTGGAGAGATCTATTATAAAGGGGAAAGGATTGATATCAAAGATCCTAAGCATGCCCAACAATTAGCCATTGCCATCATTCATCAAGAGTTAAACTTAATTCCCCATTTAAGTGTTGCAGAAAATATATTTTTAGGAAGAGAATATATTCATTCTATTACAAAGAAGATTGATTGGAAAAAAATGCATGAAGAGAGTAGGAAATTACTAGATGCATTAAATATAGATGTAAAATCTACAACATTAGTAGAAGAACTAAGTATAGGAAAACAGCAGATGATAGAAATAGCAAAAGCGCTTTCTCTTAACGCTGAAATCATTATTATGGATGAACCTACAGATGCCCTAACTACAAAGGAGACAGAAAGTCTTTTTAATGCAATTAACAAATTAAAGCTAGAAGGAAAAGCCATCATTTATATATCCCATAGAATGGAAGAAATTTTCGAAATTTGTGATTACTACACGGTATTGAGGGATGGAAAATATGTTAGCAGTGATTTGATAGAAAATACTGATGAAGAAGGCATTATACAGATGATGGTAGGGAGAAAACTTGAGGATAAGTTTCCAAGAATAATTAACCAAGCAGGAACTGAAATTTTAAAGGTTATTAATATAAATAATGAATTTGTTAAGGATATAAGCTTTTCATTGAAAAAAGGAGAAGTTTTAGGAATTGCAGGACTTATGGGGGCTGGAAGAACAGAACTGGCAAAAACCATATTTGGTGCTATTAAAATGAGTTCTGGCGAAATGTATATTGATAATCACCCGTTAAAAATTAAACATCCAAAGGATGCTATTGATGCAGGTATTGCATATACATCTGAAAATAGAAAGGAAGAAGGTTTGATTCTTGAGCTTTCTGTTAAGGATAACATGACACTATCTTCTTTAAAGGAATTATTAGGAGTAATAGGGAGAATAGATGGCAAAAAAGAAAAGGGATATGTAAAGGAATATGTAGAAAAAATGCAAATCAAAACCCCTGGAATCCATCAAATTATTAAGAATTTAAGTGGAGGAAATCAGCAAAAAGTTGTTTTATCTAAGTGGATGATGACGAATCCAAAAGTTTTGATACTAGATGAACCCACTAGAGGAGTTGATGTGGGTGCAAAAACAGAAATATATCGCCTTATTAATGAATTAAAGAAAAAGGATGTAGGGATTATTGTCATTTCATCGGAGCTACCAGAGCTTTTAGGAATCACCGATAGAATTGTTGTAATGTATCAAGGAAGAATAACTGGTGAATTTGATCGAGATGAAGCTACCCAAGAAAGAATTATGAAATGTGCAGTGGGAAACTAG